One genomic region from Drosophila subpulchrella strain 33 F10 #4 breed RU33 chromosome 2R, RU_Dsub_v1.1 Primary Assembly, whole genome shotgun sequence encodes:
- the LOC119551745 gene encoding uncharacterized protein LOC119551745 produces MSTPTATPTAGAVPGQQVPLPHELTAEWTVRAHLTFARAGEHVQKEFSAPEAVHPMRVVYKWCTPCEEPETEQDVDKTAATAGTSFRSTNSSATTNADSAFGSPHASRALNKPLVETATAAPSGATAQVCGTRCRSTCNIMVSAVADFLPQEGGATGSVNEPFVYHSKVRAQQLRDAFSQTSDTEEQPAKRRPAYEQRRATTEALMNFASKRQAEEANTYVPTYSPTPTTPSSTFKSASMSRIPPLAGNLGQGAAPRIPNLGEKKPRTVHIDVYCTGSEGDEEEEADDERQADEEVSSSSDSELAGSKRYELDSNSTPQTVLDNEQMLLRHQRISGGAMPRRLAQNQAKKNQVDSQQPDNLNLGHAITKCSTAEEVCESKQLLFRKHIGDQRAAKLATVRQKYMRQPSDETSSSTYPNSSRSTMPRDATCSSISSVMGGTDCVDSSWKETDDLDTPMVSFGLTKSDSFEYENSLDRLRISQMERLWSRQHSMDQSHLQTHLGAPAPHHLQTITEVQSQRSSFQRSDTIPSESDGFSDANGFNTYPGRQSQSQLQQISHFPRNRPGFLQFFGPTGGPGGVAEPTPPATAPVQPAAAATTDPFRLLHPSFRWKSEARDNLSVQVASGSPSSERSSPQLLSAATTVVRCGSEAPPSTTSASTFGTTVTPSPVPVRRFEISRDSPSLASEASTSVSGYTHEHLEKARRFGNVVAMRKPGHHVGPTKNPNCQCESCQRWLAERFQLRGRAFSLGEKPLIRRPQ; encoded by the exons ATGAGCACGCccacggccacgcccactgcgGGGGCGGTTCCGGGACAGCAGGTTCCACTGCCCCATGAACTGACCGCCGAGTGGACGGTGCGAGCACATCTCACTTTTGCCCGAGCGGGAGAGCATGTGCAAAAGGAGTTTAGTGCTCCGGAGGCAGTGCATCCAATGCGCGTGGTCTACAAATGGTGTACGCCCTGCGAGGAACCTGAAACAGAACAGGATGTGGACAAG ACAGCAGCTACTGCGGGAACCAGCTTCCGCTCCACAAACTCCTCGGCCACCACCAATGCAGATTCGGCTTTCGGTAGTCCACATGCTTCCAGGGCTCTTAATAAACCACTGGTGGAAACTGCTACTGCTGCTCCTTCTGGAGCCACTGCCCAAGTTTGTGGCACTCGTTGCCGAAGCACCTGCAACATCATGGTGTCCGCAGTGGCAGATTTCCTACCCCAGGAAGGAGGAGCCACTGGGTCCGTTAATGAGCCCTTTGTTTACCACAGCAAAGTGCGGGCCCAGCAGCTCAGGGATGCCTTCTCCCAGACAAGTGATACGGAGGAGCAGCCAGCCAAGAGGCGGCCAGCTTACGAGCAACGTAGGGCCACCACCGAGGCGCTGATGAACTTTGCCAGCAAGCGGCAGGCGGAGGAGGCTAACACCTATGTG CCAACCTACTCGCCCACGCCCACAACACCCTCGTCTACATTCAAATCAGCTTCGATGTCAAGGATACCACCACTGGCTGGCAACTTGGGCCAAGGAGCAGCACCCAGAATACCCAACTTGGGGGAGAAGAAGCCCCGCACTGTTCACATTGATGTTTACTGCACGGGATCCGAGGGAgatgaggaggaggaggcggatGATGAGAGGCAGGCTGATGAAGAGGTCTCCAGCTCCTCTGATTCCGAGCTGGCTGGCAGCAAGCGCTACGAACTGGACTCGAATTCCACACCGCAAACCGTGTTGGATAATGAACAGATGCTGCTGCGCCATCAAAGAATCTCTGGAGGAGCCATGCCCAGGCGATTGGCGCAAAATCAGGCAAAAAAGAATCAAGTGGATAGCCAACAGCCAGACAATCTAAATCTGGGTCATGCCATTACCAAATGCAGCACAGCCGAGGAAGTGTGCGAGTCCAAGCAGCTATTGTTCCGCAAACACATTGGTGATCAGCGGGCGGCCAAGTTGGCCACTGTCCGCCAGAAATACATGCGCCAGCCTAGCGATGAGACGAGTAGCAGCACTTACCCCAACTCCTCGAGGTCAACGATGCCCAGGGATGCCACCTGTAGCAGCATATCGAGTGTCATGGGTGGAACGGATTGCGTGGACTCGTCATGGAAGGAAACAGACGACCTGGACACACCGATGGTGTCCTTTGGTTTGACCAAATCCGATAGCTTTGAGTACGAGAACTCGCTAGACCGCCTGCGCATAAGCCAGATGGAGCGCCTTTGGTCAAGGCAGCACTCCATGGACCAGAGTCACCTGCAAACTCACCTGGGAGCTCCAGCCCCCCATCACCTGCAAACGATCACGGAGGTGCAGTCGCAACGCAGCTCCTTCCAGCGCAGCGATACCATCCCATCGGAATCGGATGGCTTCTCGGATGCCAATGGATTTAATACATACCCGGGAAggcagtcgcagtcgcagttGCAGCAGATATCGCATTTCCCACGCAATCGTCCTGGTTTTCTGCAGTTCTTTGGACCAACTGGCGGACCAGGAGGCGTTGCTGAACCAACTCCGCCAGCCACGGCTCCAGTTCAACCCGCTGCAGCCGCTACAACGGATCCGTTCCGCCTACTCCATCCGAGTTTCCGATGGAAGAGTGAAGCACGCGACAACCTAAGCGTGCAGGTGGCCTCCGGATCACCCTCCTCAGAGCGCAGTTCCCCGCAGCTCTTGTCGGCTGCCACCACAGTGGTGCGTTGCGGTAGTGAGGCGCCGCCGAGCACCACTTCGGCTAGTACTTTTGGGACCACAGTGACGCCTTCGCCAGTACCAGTGCGACGTTTTGAAATATCACGCGACAGCCCGAGTCTTGCAAGTGAGGCCTCCACTTCCGTTTCCGGTTACACCCATGAGCATTTGGAGAAGGCTCGCCGCTTTGGCAATGTGGTTGCCATGAGGAAACCAGGCCACCATGTAGGTCCCACCAAGAATCCCAATTGCCAGTGTGAGAGCTGTCAGCGTTGGCTGGCCGAGAGATTTCAGCTGCGCGGTAGAGCCTTCTCCCTGGGCGAGAAGCCCCTAATCAGGCGTCCACAGTAG